One Mercurialis annua linkage group LG3, ddMerAnnu1.2, whole genome shotgun sequence DNA window includes the following coding sequences:
- the LOC126672627 gene encoding uncharacterized protein LOC126672627, with protein sequence MKSNPLSSILDNNRLVGPNFVDWLRNLKIVLASEHIAYVLEANAPGPLPIEASPEEHEALRKWKLDDEQAKCYMLASMNNELQKQHEKYPGAREILFHLQELYGESSRSARYELSKQLFRAKLSEGKDVGEHVNMMIRCIERLEGLDFIMDFNLQTDMILQSLPDSYGNFITNYYMNRIECTLAELSSMLITAQKNNVKGKEVSLVVASSSKTKKKKTKKNVLKAQKAIAKRKRTSENKGKCFFCEGEGHWKRNCPKYKEFKGKNKKNENPGEGSSK encoded by the exons atgaaatcgaatccatTAAGTAGCATTCTTGACAATAATCGactagtgggtcctaactttgttgattggttaagaaatctcaaaatagttcttgcaagtgaacacatagcatatgttcttgaggcaaatgctccgggaccattgccgattgaggcatctcctgaggaacatgaggcattgcgcaagtggaagttagatgacgaacaagccaagtgctacatgttggcatctatgaataacgagttgcaaaagcaacacgagaaatatccgggagcccgcgaaatattgtttcacttacaagagttgtatggtgaatcaagtcgttctGCTAGATATGAgttatctaagcaattatttcgagcAAAGCTCTCAGAGGGAAAggatgttggagaacatgtgaacatgatgattcgatgtatcgaacgtctagagggtctagatttcatcatggacttcaatctccaaacggatatgatccttcaatcccttccggattcgtatggtaatttcatcacgaattactatatgaatcggatagaatgtacacttgcagAGTTATCAAGTATGTTGATAACCGCTCAAAAGaacaatgttaagggaaaggaagtttctcttgtggttgcttcttctagtaagactaagaagaagaaaactaagaagaatgttttgaaggcccaaaaggccattgcaaaaaggaagcgcacctcggagaacaaaggaaagtgtttcttttgcgagggcgagggacattggaaacgaaattgccccaagtataaggaatttaagggcaagaacaagaagaatgaaaatcccggtgagg gatctagcaaatga
- the LOC126671071 gene encoding secreted RxLR effector protein 161-like: MAKIPYASAIGSLMYAMLCTRPDIAYEFSLTSRYQSNPGSEHWITVKNIFKYLRRTKDMVLTYGGGDLKIDGFTDSDFQSDIDDRKSISGFVFTCNGGAVSWKSSKQETTADSTTEAEYIAASDAAKEAVWIKKFVSELGVVPTIESAVPLFCDNNGAIAQAKEPRSHQKSKHIERRYHIIREIVGKGDVSLQKIASAENTADPLTKPMTQSQLDLHLEKMGLRYSSQWH; the protein is encoded by the coding sequence atggcaaagataccatatgcttcggcaattggtagtcttatgtacgctatgttgtgtacgCGGCCAGATATTGCCTATGAATTTAGTTTGACTAGcagatatcaatccaatccaggttcagAACACTGGATAAcggttaagaatatctttaagtacttgagaagaactaaagatatggtcttaacatatggaggaggtgatcttAAAATAGAtggctttacagattctgattttcaatcagatatagacgatcgtaagtctatatctggattcgtattcacgtgtaatggaggagcagtgagttggaagagttccaaacaagaaaccactgcagattccactacagaagccgagtatattgcggcatcagatgctgcaaaggaagctgtttggattaagaagtttgtttctgaacttggtgtggttcctaccattgagtcggcggttcctcttttctgcgacaacaatggtgctatagcccaggccaaggaaccccggtctcaccaaaaatccaaacacatagaaaggcgatatcatattatccgagaaattgttggaaaaggagatgtgtctctccaaaagatagcatcagccgaaaacacggctgacccactgacaaagcccatgacccagagtcaattagatttacatcttgagaagatggggcttagatatagtagccaatggcactag